The segment CAAGGTCAGCCAGATCTCGCGAGACCTGAGCGAGCGCGGTCGCGCGGGACATCCGCGCCTGCGCATCGCGCGCAAGGACGGATCGGTGTTTTGGGCCGCGGTCAAGATGCAGGTCTATACTTTGGCCGGGCGCAAGCTGTACGTCGCGATCATGCGGGACGTCAGCGAATGGGTCGCCGCCGAACGCCAGCTGTCCCAGGCGGCGCATCTCGCGTCGCTCGGCAGTCTCGCCGGGGCGCTGGCCCACGAAGTCAACAACCCGGCTCATTATGTCAAGCTGAATCTGGGGTGCATCCAGGACATGCTGCCGTCAGTCGAGCCGAGCGAGGTCCGCCGGGAACTCGACGAGATCGTCACGGATTGCCTGGCGGGGATGGCGCGCATCGAGCGGGTCACGCGCGAGCTGCGCCCGTTTGCGGCGGGCGGCGACGACGCGCCGCGGTCGGTCGACGTCAACGCGATGGTGGAGCGTGCGCGGGCGGTCACCGCCAACCAGATCCGCCATCGCGCGCAACTCGAGGTGGATCTTGCGCCGCTGCCGCCGATCGTCGGGCAACCGGGTGGGCTCGCGCAGATGTTCACGTCCCTGCTGCTCGGGGCTGCGTTCGCGATCGACGAGGGCAACGCCGACCGTCACCGCATCCGCATCGCCAGCCGCCTGCGAGGTGACGTGATCGAGGTGGACATCGTCGACACCGGCGAGCCGCGGGCCGACGTCGACGAGCGCGCGTTCGATCCGTTCTTCACCGCGCGCACGGGCGGCGAGGCCACGGGTGTGAGCCTGTCGCTTGCGGCGGAGACGGCGCGCGCACACGGCGGCACGGTTCGCATCGTGCGATTGGACGACGGCACGACCTGCACGCGCGTGTCGCTTCCCGTCGACAACACCGCCAGCGCCGTCGCGCGGTCGCGCCCGATACCGATCCGGGGCCGACCGGTCGGCGCGGGCCGCCCGCGGCTGCTGATGATCGACGACGAGGAGCTGGTGCTGCGCGCGTACGAGCGGGCGTTCGGCGGCGACTACGACGTCGTGGTCGCCGCCAGCGGCGAGGAGGCCATCGCGCGACTCGAGCGCGGCGACCAGTTCGACGCGATCTTGTGCGACCTGATGATGCCCCGCATGGATGGCGCGTCCGTGTTCGAGGAGATCGCCGCGCGCTGGCCGCACTTGGTCGACCGGGTGGTGTTCTGTTCCGGCGGCGCGTTCACGCCGCGGGCCGAGGCGTTCGCGGCGCGCGTCTCCAACCCAGTGCTCCACAAGCCGCTTACGGTCGCCGCGGTCGCACAGGTGCTCACGGAGTTGTTGGCCGGCCGGCGGTGACCGCCGGCGCGCCGTCAGCCGCGATGGCGCCCCGCCGCCCGACTTCGGGCGACGAACAGCGCGTACAGCGCGTCCAGCGGTGCGGCCACGTCGTCGCCCTCGAGCCACGCGAGCGCTCGCGCAACCGCCTCGAGCGTCGCGAGTCGCCCGGGCGCGGGCGGCCGGCGCAGGCGCGGCGGATCTACGGCCGGCGGCGGCAGCGACAGCGCGGGCAGGCGCCGCAGCGCGTCGATGCGCTGAACCATGCGGCGCGCCTGCTGCCACGTGCCGTCGACGACGATCAGTCGCCGCGGCGGCGGCGCGGGTGGTTCGGACTGCGGCGGCCGGGCGGGAAACAGCACGGCGTCACCGCTGCGCGCTGCGAACCGCCACGTGCCGGCCGCAGTGCCACCGTAGTCGACAAGCTCGCTGTTTTCGAGCGCGTACGCGACGAGCCGGCCGGTGTTGCTCGGCTTGTGGCGCTCGAGCGCGTGGCGAATGACCACGACGCGCGTACGCGTCGCGACCCGCGGAATGTCGCTGCAGATACAGCGCTGCGCGGGTAGGTAGCAGCGCGGGCACCTTGTCATGTCGTTGTCAGGACGATCTTTCCGTAGCTGTCGCGCGAGCGCAGCGCGTCGAGCGCATCCGGATAGCGCTCGAGCGGCAAGGTCGCATACAGCACCGGGCGAAACGCACCCGCCGCGTAGAGCTCGCACAGCGCGTCGTGGCACCTGCGGAGGCGGTCGGGCTCGTGGTCGAGGTACGCGCCCCAGTGCAGGCCGACGACGCTGATGTTCTTGAGCAGGATGCGGTTGGCGCGGATGTCGGGGATGCGCCCGCTGGCGAAGCCGATGACGACCAGTCGCCCGCCGAACGCGATGCACTTGGTGCTGCGGTCGAACGTGTCGCCGCCGACCGGGTCGTAGATGACGTCCGCGCCGCGGCCGCCCGTCAACTCGCGCACGACCGCGACGAAGTCGGCGTCGCGGTGATGAATCACGTGATCGGCGCCGGCATCGCGGCACACCTGCAACTTGGCCTCGCTGCCAGCCGTTGCGATGACCGTCGCGCCCATGTGTTTGCCGAGTTGGATGGCCGACGTGCCGACGCCGCCCGCGCCACCGTGAACGAGCAGCACCTCTCCGGGTTGCAAAGCGGCGCGCCAGCGCAGGGCGAAGTAGCTCGTCTGGTAGATGACGGTGAGCGCAGCGGCGTGCTCGTCGGTCATCGCATCGGGAATCGGAAACACCGCCGCGTCGGGCGCCGTCATGTAGTCGGCGTGCGCTCCCCACGACGCGAAGGCGACTACGCGCTGGCCGGGACGATACCGGCTGCCGGCGCCGGCGGCGTCGACCACGCCGGCCGCCTCGAGCCCCGGCGAAAACGGCAGCGGCGCGCGGACCTGGTAGCGACCCGCGATCGCCAGGATGTCGGGAAAGTTGACGCCGCTGGCCGCGACGCGCAGCCTCACGCCTCCGCTCGGCGGAGGCGGCGGCTCGCACTCCTCCCACCGCAGGACGTCGCGATAGTCGCCGTACTGGTGGACTCGCCAGGCGCGCATACGCTCCGTGTAACACAACAGGCTTCCGTGAGGCGCATTCTCGCGAGAAGATACGCACGTGCCGCGCGCGTGCGCCAACGGGATCGAAATCGAATACGAAGACATCGGATCCGGCGAGCCGTTGGTCCTGATCATGGGGATCGGCGCACAGATGATCGTATGGCCGGACGCGCTGTGCGAACTGCTGGTCGACCGCGGTTTCCGCGTGATCCGCTTCGACAACCGCGACGTCGGGCTGTCTCAGAAGATGCACGGGCAACGAGTCGGGGACGTCCGCAAAGTCATGGTGCGCGCGCTGCTCGGACTGCCCGTGGACGCGCCGTATACGCTGGTGGACATGGCCGACGACACGGCCGGGTTGCTCGACGCGCTCGGCCTCGACAGCGCGCACATCGTCGGCGCGTCGATGGGCGGCATGATCGCCCAGACGATGGCGATCGTGCACCCGCACCGGGTGCGCAGCCTCACGTCGTTGATGTCCACGGCCGGGCGCCGGCGCCACGCCTTCGGCCGGTTTGCGGCCATCCGCGCGCTGCTCGGGTCGGCGCCGCGCAACCGCGACGAGGCGGTCGAGCGCGCGGTGCAGTTTTACGAAGTCTGCGGCAGCAAGGGGTTCCCGATCGACTGGGAGCGCATTCGCGACACGGCCGGCCGCGCCTACGATCGATGCTTCTACCCGCCGGGCTTCGTGCGCCAGTTCGCCGCGATCGCCGCCACCGGGTCGCGTTACGAGGCGCTGCGGTTCGTGCGCGCGCCGACCGCGGTGATTCACGGCTCGGACGATCCGCTGATCCTGCCGGCCGCGGGGCGCGACGTCGCCCGCGCGATCCCCGGCGCGACGTTCCGCGTGATCGAGGGGATGGGCCACGACCTGCCGGCGGCCGTGTGGCCGATCCTCGCCGGCGAGATCGAGCGCGTCGCGGCGCGCGCGGCCGAGCGCGAGCGCACGCGCCGCCCGGCGTCGCCGGTGCCGGTTGCGCCGGCACGTCGCGCTACAGGCCGTACTTCTTGATCTTCTCGTACAGCGTCGACGCAGCGATGCCGAGCGCCTTGGCCGCGCGCGTCTTGTTGCCGCCGAACTGCTCGAGCGTCTGTTTGATCGCGGCGCGCTCGAGCTGTTCGAGCGCACGGCCGCCGAGCGGCAGCCGATCCAGCGTCGGCTGTCGCGAACCCTGCCGGCGGAAGAACATCAGGTGGCGCGGCTCGAGCACCGGGCCGTCGGCGAACGCAGCGGCGCTCGCGATCACGTTCTTCAGTTCGCGGACGTTGCCGGGCCAGTCGTAGCTGCGGAGCGCCGCCATCGTCGTCTCGGCGACCTGCAGCGGTCTGCCCACTTCGGCGAGCGCGCGGTCGACGAGCTTGGGTAGATCCTCGAGTCGCTCGCGCAGCGGCGGGATGTGCACCACGGCTCCCGTGAGCCGAAAGTACAGGTCCTGGCGGAACCGACCTGCCTCGACCTCCTCCTCGAGGTTGCGGTTGGTGGCACACACCACGCGCACGTCGACCGCAATGGGATCGACGGCACCGACACGCCGCACCTGGCGTTCCTCCAACACGCGCAGCAGGCGCGGCTGCAGGTCGACCGGCAACTCCGCGATCTCGTCGAGGAACACGAACCCGCCGTGGCCCGCCTCGAACACCCCAGGGCGGTCGGCGACCGCGCCGGTGAACGCGCCTTTGGTATGGCCGAACAGCGCGCTCTCGATCAGATTGGGCGCCACGGCGCCGCAGTCGAACACGGCGAACGGGCCGCGCGC is part of the Deltaproteobacteria bacterium genome and harbors:
- a CDS encoding NADPH:quinone oxidoreductase family protein, with the protein product MRAWRVHQYGDYRDVLRWEECEPPPPPSGGVRLRVAASGVNFPDILAIAGRYQVRAPLPFSPGLEAAGVVDAAGAGSRYRPGQRVVAFASWGAHADYMTAPDAAVFPIPDAMTDEHAAALTVIYQTSYFALRWRAALQPGEVLLVHGGAGGVGTSAIQLGKHMGATVIATAGSEAKLQVCRDAGADHVIHHRDADFVAVVRELTGGRGADVIYDPVGGDTFDRSTKCIAFGGRLVVIGFASGRIPDIRANRILLKNISVVGLHWGAYLDHEPDRLRRCHDALCELYAAGAFRPVLYATLPLERYPDALDALRSRDSYGKIVLTTT
- a CDS encoding FHA domain-containing protein yields the protein MARRRSDQTVSMKTSDAVDRIARAWLIVAPGTVDERVVVVEDAPVVLGKESTCDVPIADPHVSREHCRIQITDGGIRVEDLGSRNGTLVNGTPVKLTVLSQPATLLLGKTTVRLETTEPVREHIAFGDAIGDSPAMQQVFAMLRRLAASDITVALLGETGVGKDVLARALHAASPRARGPFAVFDCGAVAPNLIESALFGHTKGAFTGAVADRPGVFEAGHGGFVFLDEIAELPVDLQPRLLRVLEERQVRRVGAVDPIAVDVRVVCATNRNLEEEVEAGRFRQDLYFRLTGAVVHIPPLRERLEDLPKLVDRALAEVGRPLQVAETTMAALRSYDWPGNVRELKNVIASAAAFADGPVLEPRHLMFFRRQGSRQPTLDRLPLGGRALEQLERAAIKQTLEQFGGNKTRAAKALGIAASTLYEKIKKYGL
- a CDS encoding PAS domain S-box protein produces the protein MSFRVLVAAPAASGPGVVAADRCDDASDAVAAYRARRHGLVIVDARLPGAVSVVTAVRETDADGVTFVAAVADGAEAAEALAGAAADGVWIAPDAAEIDLLVRTQWQAWHRRRARADYVRALHVALDHVADAVEIADPDSRLVYVNRAFERLTGYARADAVGRTPAELVRSPDVPPEQFAAIERELAAGRTWCGELLARRADGSRVYEDATIVPVAGDGGLRSHIVAIKRDVFERRGYEAMVEAAADAMLVVDFETARFLACNRAAERMLGYTRAELAHLTGRMLSPPSEADKVSQISRDLSERGRAGHPRLRIARKDGSVFWAAVKMQVYTLAGRKLYVAIMRDVSEWVAAERQLSQAAHLASLGSLAGALAHEVNNPAHYVKLNLGCIQDMLPSVEPSEVRRELDEIVTDCLAGMARIERVTRELRPFAAGGDDAPRSVDVNAMVERARAVTANQIRHRAQLEVDLAPLPPIVGQPGGLAQMFTSLLLGAAFAIDEGNADRHRIRIASRLRGDVIEVDIVDTGEPRADVDERAFDPFFTARTGGEATGVSLSLAAETARAHGGTVRIVRLDDGTTCTRVSLPVDNTASAVARSRPIPIRGRPVGAGRPRLLMIDDEELVLRAYERAFGGDYDVVVAASGEEAIARLERGDQFDAILCDLMMPRMDGASVFEEIAARWPHLVDRVVFCSGGAFTPRAEAFAARVSNPVLHKPLTVAAVAQVLTELLAGRR
- a CDS encoding DTW domain-containing protein yields the protein MTRCPRCYLPAQRCICSDIPRVATRTRVVVIRHALERHKPSNTGRLVAYALENSELVDYGGTAAGTWRFAARSGDAVLFPARPPQSEPPAPPPRRLIVVDGTWQQARRMVQRIDALRRLPALSLPPPAVDPPRLRRPPAPGRLATLEAVARALAWLEGDDVAAPLDALYALFVARSRAAGRHRG
- a CDS encoding alpha/beta fold hydrolase, coding for MGIGAQMIVWPDALCELLVDRGFRVIRFDNRDVGLSQKMHGQRVGDVRKVMVRALLGLPVDAPYTLVDMADDTAGLLDALGLDSAHIVGASMGGMIAQTMAIVHPHRVRSLTSLMSTAGRRRHAFGRFAAIRALLGSAPRNRDEAVERAVQFYEVCGSKGFPIDWERIRDTAGRAYDRCFYPPGFVRQFAAIAATGSRYEALRFVRAPTAVIHGSDDPLILPAAGRDVARAIPGATFRVIEGMGHDLPAAVWPILAGEIERVAARAAERERTRRPASPVPVAPARRATGRTS